CATCCTCTTGAATCGAAGTCGTGAGGAGAGCGGCGGCTCGGATTACTTCGCCGGCTTCGCGATCCGGCCGTCCTTGACGATCGGGACGATCGGGATGGAGTCGATGCGCGAGGAGAAGGCGACGTCCGCCTCGAGCCCGAGAGCCTTGAGGCGCTCGCCCGCCTCGGTCCCCGCCACGATGCGCGGGAGGTCGTCCCCCGCCGATCGGAAGAGGAACTCGGCGCTCTTTCCCGCGTCGTTCACCGCGAGGTCGGGGCGGCGGGCGTGGAGCCGGCTCACGATCGCGCCGGCGCAGAGCGCGTCCTCGAGCGCGAAGCGCCCGCGGTGCCCGGAGCAGAGAACGATCCAGTCCCCCTTCCCGTCGAGGTGGTCGACGAGCGCCTTCAGGTTCACGAGCGAGGCGAGCACGATCTCGCGGGCCCCCTCCGAGCGCGCCACCGCGCCCGTTCCGTTCGTCGTCGTGAAGAGGAGCGTCTTTCCGCGGACCGCCTTGGCGGTGAACTCGGAAGGGGAGTTGCCGAGCGCGTACCCCTCGATCCGCACGCCGTCCCTTTCGCCGCAAAGGAGGATCTGCTTCCTCTCGAGCGTGGAGGCGAGTCGCGTCACATCCTCGGTCGACGCGAGAGGAACGACGAGCTCGGCGCCGCTCGCGAGCGCTTTCGCGATCGTCGTGGCGGAGCGGAGAACGTCGATGACGACGACCCCCTTCCCCTTAAGCGAGGTCTCTCCGAGCTCGCCCGGTGTGAAGACGACTTCGAGCCTTGGAGGTGCGGATTTCATGAGGCGCGGCTCACCCTCTTCCCTTCTTCGCCGGCGTCGAGCTCCTCCGCGAAGCGGGTATCCGTGTCCCCCGCGAGGAACCGGGAGTGCTCGAGAAGGCGAAGATGGAACGGGATCGTGGTGCGCACCCCCTCGACGACGAACTCGCCGAGCGCTCGCCGCATGCGGACGATCGCCGCCTCGCGCGTGTCGTCCTTCACGATGAGCTTCGCGAGGAGGGAGTCGTAGTGGGGCGGGACCACGTAGCCGCTGTGAGCATGCGAATCGACGCGGACGCCGGGGCCTCCCGGCGGATGGAACGTCTCGAGCGTTCCCGCCGAGGGGATGAACCCCTTCTCCGGATCCTCGGCGTTGACCCGGCATTCGATCGAGTGCCCGCGGAAGCGGACTTCCTCCTGCTTGAAGGGGAGCGGCTCCCCGGCGGCGGCGGCGATCTGGGTTCTCACGAGGTCGATCCCCGTCACCTCCTCGGTCACCGGATGCTCCACCTGGATGCGCGTGTTCATCTCCATGAAGTAGTATTGACCGTTCGTTCGATCATAAAGGAACTCGATCGTCCCGGCCCCCTCGTAGCCGACGCCGCGCGCGCCGCGAACCGCCGCCTCCCCCATCGCCCCGCGCGTTCTCTCGTCGAGCACGGGGCACGGGGACTCCTCGATCAGCTTCTGATGTCGCCTTTGGATCGAGCAGTCCCTCTCCCCGAGATGGACGACGTTGCCGTGGGAGTCTGCGATGATCTGGAACTCGATGTGCTTCGCCGACACGATCAGCTTCTCGAGGTACACGCTCGAATCGCCGAACGCGGACTCCGCTTCGTTCCGCGCCATGCGGAGCCCCTCGGCGAGCGAGGCGTCGTCCCTCGCGATCCTCATCCCCTTCCCGCCCCCTCCCGCCGACGCCTTGACCATCACCGGATAGCCGATCTCCCGCGCGATCCGAACCGCCTCGGTGTCCGACTGGACGAGCCCCTCGCTCCCCGGGACGACCGGAACCCCCGCTTCGATCATCGTGCGGCGCGCGGCCGCCTTGTTCCCCATGCGGCGGATCACCTCGGCGCTCGGCCCGATGAAGCGAATCCCGTTCGACTCGACCATCTCCGCGAAGCGCGGGTTCTCCGCGAGGAAGCCGTAGCCGGGGTGGATCGCGTCCACTCCCGACACCTCCGCGGCGGCGAGAATGCGCGGGATGTTGAGATAGCTCTCCGCACTCGGCGGCGAGCCGACGCACACGTCCTCGTCGGCGTAGTGCACGTGCAGCGAATCCTGGTCCGCCTCCGAGTAGATCGCCACGGTCTCGATGCCGAGCTCGCGACAGGCGCGGATCACGCGGAGCGCGATCTCGCCTCGGTTCGCGATGAGGACCTTGCGGAACAAGGGGAACGCTCCTTTCGCGGCGTCAGGACTTCTCGGGACGCTTGAGGGAGAACGCGCGCTCGGCCTCTCCCTCCGCGGGCTTCCCTTCGAAGAGATCCCACGTCTTGTCGGATGTCGATTCGATGCCCCGCACGCGGAGGTCGAACTCGCTCGGGTTCGAGGAGTGCCGGAGCGCTTCCTCGTAGCTGATCTTGTTTTCCCGGTAGAGCTGCATCAGCGACTGATCGAACGTCTGCATGCCGTACTCGGTGAACCCTTCTTGGATCGCGTTCCGAATGAGCGGCGTCTTCTCCGGATCCAGAATATAGTCCCGGATCGTGGCGGTGCAAAGGAGAACCTCCACGGCCGGAATCCGCCCGGTTCGGTCCGCGCACCTCACGAGCCGCTGCGAAACGATCGCCTGGAGCGACGAGGCGAGAAGGAAGCGCACCTCTTTGTGCTGGTGCGGGGGGAAGAACGAGACCACGCGGTTGATCGTCTGGATCGAGTCGATCGTGTGGAGCGTCGAGAGAACGAGATGCCCCGTGTTCGCCGCGGTGAGCGCGACGGACATCGTGCCGATGTCGCGGATCTCGCCGATCAGGATCACGTTCGGATCCTGCCGGAGCACGTGGCGAAGCGCCCCCTCGAACGAGCGGGTGTCCTCCCCCACTTCTCTCTGGATGATGAGCCCTTTCCGGTCCTCGTGCACGAACTCGATCGGATCCTCGATCGTGATGATCTTCGCGTTCCTCGTCCGGTTGATCCGGTCGATCATCGCCGCGAGGGTGGTCGACTTGCCGCTTCCGACGGTCCCCGTGACGAGCACGAGGCCGCGCGGCTTCATCGCGATCTCCTCGACCACCTGCGGGAGGTTCAGCGCCTCGATCTCCGCGATGTGGAAGGGGACGACGCGGAACGTCATCGCGAGCGATCCGCGCTGCGTGTGGAAGTTCGCGCGGAAGCGCGCGACCCCCTCGATGTTCAGCGCGAAGTCGAGTTGGAGCTCGTCGTTCAGACCATCCTTCTGGTCCTGGGTGAGGACTTGGTCCGCCAGCGCGAGGAGATCCTCCGGCGCGAGCGCGGGAAGATCCGTGCGCCGGAGCTCGCCGTCGATCCGGTAGATCGGCGGCGCGCCGGCCTTCAAGTGAAGATCCGAAGCCCGCAGCGCGATCATCTCCTTGAGGAGCGCTTTCAGTTCGATCAAACCGCACCTCCCGCGGAAGGCCGAGGGCCCTCCGCGCCGCCTCGCGCTCGAACCCTAGGCCGGACTGAGAAGGAAGAGGGTCTGCCCGTACTCGACGGGCTGCCCGTTCTCCACGAGGATCTTGACGACGCGGCCCGCCGCTTCGGAGCGGATCTCGTTCATCAGCTTCATCGCCTCGACGATGCACACGAGCGTCCCCTTCGCGACGCGGTCCCCGAGCTTCACGTACGGGTCGGCGTCGGGCGCGGGGGCGGCGTAAAACGTGCCCACCATCGGCGACTTGATCGGGATGAGATCCCCGGTCTCCGCCTCTTCGGCGGCCGGTTTCCCCTCGATCTTCTTATCGGCCTCCGCGAGCGCCGGGAGAGGGGCTTGCGCCGCGTGGACCCCCGGCGGGGCGGATCCGATCGCGGATCTCTTCGAGACCCGGATCTTCTTGAACCACCACCACTCGATGATCTCGATCTCCTCGACGTCGCTGTGCTCGATCATCTGGATCAGCTCGCGGATCTCATCGCTGCTCCGCACGGCACGCTCCTTCAGGAAACCCGCTCCACGTAGGTTCCGGATCGGGTGTCCACCTTGATCACCTCGCCCTCTTCGATGAAGAGCGGCACCTGGACGACGGCGCCCGACTCGAGCTTCGCCGGCTTTGTCCCTCCGCTCGCGGTGTCGCCGCGGACGCCGGGATCGGTCTTGGCCACGCGAAGCTCGACGAAGTTCGGGATCTCGCAGACGACCGGTTTGCTCTCGTGGAAGAGCACGTCGATCTCCATGTTTTCCTTGAGATATTGAGTACCCTCGCCGAGGAAGTCCTCACCGAAGGTGACCTGCTCGAACGTTTGGCCGTTCATGAAGTGGTATTCGCCGTCCGACTCATACAGGAACTGCATCTTCACCCGGTCGAGCCGGACGTCGTCGAACTTCTCGCTCGCCCGGAAGGTCCGATCGATCACCGCTCCGCTCGTCACGCGGCGGAGCTTGAGGCGAACGATCGCGCCCCCCTTCCCCGGCTTGTGGTGATGTCTTTCGAGCACCGCCAGGAGCTCCCCCTCGAGGCGGATCACGTTCCCCGCCCTGAGATCCAACGCACCGATCATGGTCGCTTTGTCTTCCTCCTGTGAAGAGCATCGATCGCGCGGAGCGCGAGAAGGTAGCTCTCCTTGCCGAACCCGAGGATCTTTCCGGCGACGAGGTCCTCGATCACGGATGTCCGCCGGAACGGCTCCCGGGCATAAACATTGGAGAGATGAACCTCGATCGCCGGCACTCGAAGACCCCTCACCGCCTCGCGAAGAGCGAGGCTCGTGTGCGTCCAGGCGCCGGCGTTGAGGACGATCCCCACCGAGTCGCCGTCGGCTCGGAGGAGATGCTCGATCATCTCCGCCTCTTGGTTCGTCTGTCGAATCTCGACCGTGTAGCCGAGCGATTCCGCGAGCGAGCGGATCTCCCGGTTCACGATCTCCAACGTTTCCGTGCCGTAGATTTCCGGCTCACGGGCTCCGAGCCGGTCGAGGTTCGGCCCGTGCAGGACGGTGATCTTCCCCGCAGATCCCCCGGCCAAACCGACACCCCCGCGCGCCGAGCCTCAGGCGAGAGCCATCCTTCGCCGCAGCTCGCGGATGCGCCCGCGCACATCCTCCCGGTCCGGCTGCAGGGTGAGAACCCTCTGATAGATGGTGAGGGCCCTCTCGAAGAAGCCCTGCTTCTCGTAGACCTCCGCGAGAGAGAAGGTGAAGAACGCGATCTCCTCCCCGAGATCCCCCTCGGGATTCTCCTCCTCGGTCGAAGGAAGCGGGCGCGCAGCGGGCGGCGCCTCCGGTTCGGGGCCGGAGATTCCCTTCCGGCGCGCCTCGCCGAGACGCGTCTTCGCGATCCGGTTTCCGGGATCGAGCTCGATCACCTGCCGGAAGGCCCCCAGGGCGTCCTCTTCCCGGCCCGACCGCTCGAGTGCCAAGCCGAGGAGCAGATGGCCGGTCGAGTGGTTCGGATGGCGGAGAAGCCCGTCGCGGCAAAGACGGACCGCCTCGTCGGGCTCGCCTCTCTCGAGAACGACGTGCGCGAGGCCGACGAAGGCGAGCGACCCGGGGTCTTTTTCGAGCGCCGTCCGGAGGCGGTCGAACGCAGTGTCGACCGCGGTCTCGATTCCTACACGCTTCATGGGCTAGCCCCCGTGAGAACGCCGGCGCCGCCGCCCGGAAAAGCGGGTACACACCTCTCCGAGCGCCTCGAGGATCAGCGGCTCCGGAACCGACGGACGCAACGTAGCAAGGCCGATACCCTTTGTCAATACGATTCTTAAACGACCCCCCTCGGTCTTCTTGTCGCGAAGGAGAAGCCGGAAGAGCGTCCCCCGCTCGGCCTGAACCCCGCCGACCGGGAGGCCGAACGTTTGGAGAAGCGCGAGGAGACGCTCCCGGTCGGCCGGATCGAGGAGGCCGAGCCTCATCGAGACGTGGCTCGCCGCCGCCATCCCGATCGCGACCGCCTCTCCGTGGCGAAGAGACCCATAGCCGGCCGCCGTCTCCACCGCATGCCCGAACGTGTGGCCGTAGTTCAGCTCCGCCCGCTTTCCGGTCCGGTCCTCCTCGTCGGCGGCGACGTATTCGGCCTTGATGCGGCAGCAGCGCTCGATCACGCGCTCGAGGAGAGCCGGATCGCGCGCCGCGATTCCTTCGGCGTTCCTCTCGAGAAGGTGGAAGAAGCGCGCATCGCGGATCATGCCGTACTTGACCGCCTCGGCGAGCCCCGAGCGGTACTCGCGCGCCGGGAGGGTCGCCAGGCAGGCCGGGTCGGCGAGCACCGCCGCCGGCTGGTGGAAAGCGCCGACGAGGTTCTTTCCGCTCGGAAGATCGACGCCGGTCTTTCCGCCGATCGACGCGTCGATCTGCGCGAGGAGCGTGGTCGGGATCTGCGCGAACGGAATCCCGCGATGCCACGTCGCCGCCGCAAAGCCGGCCGTGTCGCCGACGACCCCTCCGCCGAGAGCCGCGAGGAGCGTGCGACGGTCGGCCCCCGCGGCGAGGAGGGCATCATAGATCCGCTCGACCGATCCGAGCGTCTTCTCTTTCTCCCCCGGCCGCAGAAGAAACCGACTCACGCGGAACGAACGGGCGCGAAGCGAACACTCGACGCGCACCCCGTAGAGCCGGTGCACGGCGGTGTCGGAAACGAGGAAGACGCGCTCGGCGTCCGAAACTCCGCGGAGCTCGTCCCCCGCGCGCTCGAGGATTCCGGCGGCGATGCGGATCGTGTAGGATCGGCCCCCGAGGCGGACCGGGACGCGCCTCAAGAGGCGGCCCCTGTTCGGGGGGAAGGCGCGGCGGGCGGAGACCCGGTTCGGAACGTCTCGATCACCGACTCGAGCTCCCAGAGGTAGTACTTCTTCGCGATGCCCGGCGCGTAGACGGCGTAGTCGAGCAGGTAGAGCCTTCCTCTATTCTCGTCGCGGAAGGCGATCGAGCGGAACGGACCGCCGATCGTGTACTTCTCGTTCTGCCAAAGCCCGTGCACGCGGACCGCCGGGCGCCCCTGAAACGTCCCCATGAAGGCGGTCGTGCGGGAACGCTCGACGTAATCCTCATCGTAATAGAGCATCCCCAGGCTGTCCCGAAGCGCGACGACCCGACTGGTATCGGGCAGGTTCTCGCAACCGTCCGCCCAATACACGAAGAGAAGCCGCCCAGGCCGGTCCATTTTCATCGAGAAGAAGCCGGCGTCCACGTGCTCCGCGCTCTCCTCGAACGGCGCGGGCATCTGAATAGTCCATCCGAACCTCTCGTGGATCGTGCGCGCGAGCGTGAGGTTCTCCCCTCGGAAGAGAAGAAACTCGAGGATCCGCCGGCGGTTTGACTGAAGGAAGCCGTCCCGGATCGCGCGTCCGTTCGCGCGGGCGGCCTGGGGAAAGGCGGACGCCCGCTCGGCGATCAGGAACGCGTGCGTTTGATAGCGTGCGATCGCGTTGTCGACGAAGAGGTAGCTCGCCTTCCCGCTTCGACCCGCCTCGTCGAGCGGCGCGGCTCCGAGCGTCTTCTGCGCGAGGTGGAAGGCGGGGCCTCGCTCGGAAAGATCGACGAGGACGAGATAGTTCTTCCGGCTATCCACCTCGGCGAGGTCCTTCGACGCGACCGGGTTCAGATGAAAGAGGGTTTCTTCCTGGACGGTCTCGAAGGGGATCTCGAAGGTCTCGCGGAGAGGCTTCATCACCTCCTCCGAGGGACGGCGGTCGGCGATGACGTGGATCTCGTCGTAGGAGCCGAGCGCGGGCATCAAGCGCTCGCACGAGACGGAGATCATTCCCGCATGAAGGAGCGACAGAGCGAGAAGAAAGCGAACGCGGTTCGGACGGGCCATTCCCTTCCTCCGGGCGAGGCGCGGCGTCCGAACCGTACTACCGGGAGGTGAAGGTGTCAACGGCGCCGGAGGTGTCGGCATTCGGTCCGCGCCGGGCGCGCGTCCCCGGTTCCACGAGGACCGGCTCGTACGGCCCTTCCAGGGGAACACCGTTCAGGTCGCAAGGCGCGACGAAGACGGCCGTCCTCGGGTGCACATCGCCTGGATAGGGAGGCCCGTGCAGATCGATCCCGACGACCCGCCCCATGTCGGAGCCCCGTTCGAACCCGTCGAGGAAGCTCGGGCGCGTGTTCGTCCGGATCGGAACGTCGTCGGCGCCGGAGGGGCGCGAGACGGTTTCCGCGGGCGCTCCCGAGGGGGCCGGCGCCGGCGCGCGATCGACCCCAACCCGCGTGTAGGCGAAGACCGCGAGGAGAACGACCGCGGCCGCCCCGATCGGAACCGGGAGCGGGATGCGCGCGAGCTCCTGCCACCAGGAGACCCGCGCCGGCGCGCTCCGCTCCGCGCGGATGCGGGCGAAGAGCCGTGCCTCGAACTCCGGGCCGGTCCGCACCCGCGGAAGCGTTCGCGCACCCCTCAGGAGCGCGGTGAACCGATCGTAACTGCTCTTACAAGATGGACATGCGCGAAGATGCTCATCGAACCTCGAGGAATCGTTCTTCGAGAGAACCCCGTCATAGTACGAGGAGAACCAATCGCGCGTCTTTTTGCAGG
This genomic interval from Candidatus Eisenbacteria bacterium contains the following:
- the accB gene encoding acetyl-CoA carboxylase biotin carboxyl carrier protein — translated: MIEHSDVEEIEIIEWWWFKKIRVSKRSAIGSAPPGVHAAQAPLPALAEADKKIEGKPAAEEAETGDLIPIKSPMVGTFYAAPAPDADPYVKLGDRVAKGTLVCIVEAMKLMNEIRSEAAGRVVKILVENGQPVEYGQTLFLLSPA
- a CDS encoding zf-HC2 domain-containing protein → MDTKSKTCKKTRDWFSSYYDGVLSKNDSSRFDEHLRACPSCKSSYDRFTALLRGARTLPRVRTGPEFEARLFARIRAERSAPARVSWWQELARIPLPVPIGAAAVVLLAVFAYTRVGVDRAPAPAPSGAPAETVSRPSGADDVPIRTNTRPSFLDGFERGSDMGRVVGIDLHGPPYPGDVHPRTAVFVAPCDLNGVPLEGPYEPVLVEPGTRARRGPNADTSGAVDTFTSR
- a CDS encoding type IV pilus twitching motility protein PilT — encoded protein: MIALRASDLHLKAGAPPIYRIDGELRRTDLPALAPEDLLALADQVLTQDQKDGLNDELQLDFALNIEGVARFRANFHTQRGSLAMTFRVVPFHIAEIEALNLPQVVEEIAMKPRGLVLVTGTVGSGKSTTLAAMIDRINRTRNAKIITIEDPIEFVHEDRKGLIIQREVGEDTRSFEGALRHVLRQDPNVILIGEIRDIGTMSVALTAANTGHLVLSTLHTIDSIQTINRVVSFFPPHQHKEVRFLLASSLQAIVSQRLVRCADRTGRIPAVEVLLCTATIRDYILDPEKTPLIRNAIQEGFTEYGMQTFDQSLMQLYRENKISYEEALRHSSNPSEFDLRVRGIESTSDKTWDLFEGKPAEGEAERAFSLKRPEKS
- the efp gene encoding elongation factor P, whose amino-acid sequence is MIGALDLRAGNVIRLEGELLAVLERHHHKPGKGGAIVRLKLRRVTSGAVIDRTFRASEKFDDVRLDRVKMQFLYESDGEYHFMNGQTFEQVTFGEDFLGEGTQYLKENMEIDVLFHESKPVVCEIPNFVELRVAKTDPGVRGDTASGGTKPAKLESGAVVQVPLFIEEGEVIKVDTRSGTYVERVS
- a CDS encoding 3-dehydroquinate dehydratase, translated to MAGGSAGKITVLHGPNLDRLGAREPEIYGTETLEIVNREIRSLAESLGYTVEIRQTNQEAEMIEHLLRADGDSVGIVLNAGAWTHTSLALREAVRGLRVPAIEVHLSNVYAREPFRRTSVIEDLVAGKILGFGKESYLLALRAIDALHRRKTKRP
- a CDS encoding 2-phosphosulfolactate phosphatase, with protein sequence MKSAPPRLEVVFTPGELGETSLKGKGVVVIDVLRSATTIAKALASGAELVVPLASTEDVTRLASTLERKQILLCGERDGVRIEGYALGNSPSEFTAKAVRGKTLLFTTTNGTGAVARSEGAREIVLASLVNLKALVDHLDGKGDWIVLCSGHRGRFALEDALCAGAIVSRLHARRPDLAVNDAGKSAEFLFRSAGDDLPRIVAGTEAGERLKALGLEADVAFSSRIDSIPIVPIVKDGRIAKPAK
- the accC gene encoding acetyl-CoA carboxylase biotin carboxylase subunit — encoded protein: MFRKVLIANRGEIALRVIRACRELGIETVAIYSEADQDSLHVHYADEDVCVGSPPSAESYLNIPRILAAAEVSGVDAIHPGYGFLAENPRFAEMVESNGIRFIGPSAEVIRRMGNKAAARRTMIEAGVPVVPGSEGLVQSDTEAVRIAREIGYPVMVKASAGGGGKGMRIARDDASLAEGLRMARNEAESAFGDSSVYLEKLIVSAKHIEFQIIADSHGNVVHLGERDCSIQRRHQKLIEESPCPVLDERTRGAMGEAAVRGARGVGYEGAGTIEFLYDRTNGQYYFMEMNTRIQVEHPVTEEVTGIDLVRTQIAAAAGEPLPFKQEEVRFRGHSIECRVNAEDPEKGFIPSAGTLETFHPPGGPGVRVDSHAHSGYVVPPHYDSLLAKLIVKDDTREAAIVRMRRALGEFVVEGVRTTIPFHLRLLEHSRFLAGDTDTRFAEELDAGEEGKRVSRAS
- a CDS encoding tetratricopeptide repeat protein; translated protein: MKRVGIETAVDTAFDRLRTALEKDPGSLAFVGLAHVVLERGEPDEAVRLCRDGLLRHPNHSTGHLLLGLALERSGREEDALGAFRQVIELDPGNRIAKTRLGEARRKGISGPEPEAPPAARPLPSTEEENPEGDLGEEIAFFTFSLAEVYEKQGFFERALTIYQRVLTLQPDREDVRGRIRELRRRMALA
- the aroB gene encoding 3-dehydroquinate synthase, whose translation is MRRVPVRLGGRSYTIRIAAGILERAGDELRGVSDAERVFLVSDTAVHRLYGVRVECSLRARSFRVSRFLLRPGEKEKTLGSVERIYDALLAAGADRRTLLAALGGGVVGDTAGFAAATWHRGIPFAQIPTTLLAQIDASIGGKTGVDLPSGKNLVGAFHQPAAVLADPACLATLPAREYRSGLAEAVKYGMIRDARFFHLLERNAEGIAARDPALLERVIERCCRIKAEYVAADEEDRTGKRAELNYGHTFGHAVETAAGYGSLRHGEAVAIGMAAASHVSMRLGLLDPADRERLLALLQTFGLPVGGVQAERGTLFRLLLRDKKTEGGRLRIVLTKGIGLATLRPSVPEPLILEALGEVCTRFSGRRRRRSHGG
- a CDS encoding DUF4837 family protein; translated protein: MARPNRVRFLLALSLLHAGMISVSCERLMPALGSYDEIHVIADRRPSEEVMKPLRETFEIPFETVQEETLFHLNPVASKDLAEVDSRKNYLVLVDLSERGPAFHLAQKTLGAAPLDEAGRSGKASYLFVDNAIARYQTHAFLIAERASAFPQAARANGRAIRDGFLQSNRRRILEFLLFRGENLTLARTIHERFGWTIQMPAPFEESAEHVDAGFFSMKMDRPGRLLFVYWADGCENLPDTSRVVALRDSLGMLYYDEDYVERSRTTAFMGTFQGRPAVRVHGLWQNEKYTIGGPFRSIAFRDENRGRLYLLDYAVYAPGIAKKYYLWELESVIETFRTGSPPAAPSPRTGAAS